In one Agathobacter rectalis ATCC 33656 genomic region, the following are encoded:
- the thrC gene encoding threonine synthase, with protein sequence MDLLYSSTRNSEKKITASQAILKGLADDGGLFVPESIPALDVSVEELSKMSYQQVAYEVMKLFLTDFTEEELKNCINRAYDSKFDTTEIAPLKFADGAYYLELFHGSTIAFKDMALSILPHLLITSAKKNNVKNEIVILTATSGDTGKAAMAGFADVEGTQIIVFYPKNGVSPIQEKQMLTQKGANTHVVGIHGNFDQAQSAVKAMFNDKALAETMDAAGYQFSSANSINIGRLVPQIVYYVYAYSKLFAQRAVAKDEKINIVVPTGNFGNILAAFYAKNMGLPVAKLICASNENKVLYDFFTTGEYDKNREFILTNSPSMDILISSNLERLIYRIAGNDANKNAQLMASLAKDGKYTVTPEMKEKLSDFYGNYTSEKETAEVIKKLYEDTGYIIDTHTAVAAGVYDKYKEATGDTATKTVIASTASPFKFTRSVMDAIDPKYDSMTDFELVDELSKLGNVKVPNAIEEIRDAKILHNTVCDVDQMENTVKKMLGVQ encoded by the coding sequence ATGGATTTATTATATTCAAGTACAAGAAACAGTGAAAAGAAAATAACAGCTTCACAGGCTATCCTTAAGGGCCTTGCCGATGACGGAGGATTATTTGTACCTGAGAGCATTCCGGCACTTGATGTTTCTGTTGAGGAGCTTTCTAAGATGTCATACCAGCAGGTAGCATATGAGGTTATGAAGCTTTTCCTTACGGATTTCACAGAGGAAGAGCTTAAAAATTGTATCAACAGGGCATACGACAGCAAGTTTGATACTACTGAGATTGCACCGCTTAAGTTTGCTGACGGGGCTTACTACCTTGAGTTGTTCCATGGCTCTACAATAGCCTTCAAGGATATGGCATTATCCATTCTGCCTCATTTACTTATCACATCCGCAAAGAAAAACAATGTTAAAAACGAGATTGTCATCCTGACAGCCACATCAGGAGACACAGGAAAGGCAGCTATGGCAGGTTTTGCTGATGTTGAGGGGACACAGATTATAGTTTTCTATCCAAAGAATGGTGTCAGCCCGATTCAGGAAAAGCAGATGCTTACACAAAAGGGTGCCAATACTCATGTAGTGGGTATTCACGGCAACTTTGACCAGGCACAGTCAGCAGTAAAGGCTATGTTCAATGATAAGGCTCTTGCAGAGACGATGGATGCCGCGGGCTATCAGTTCTCATCTGCCAACTCAATCAATATAGGTCGCCTTGTACCACAGATTGTGTACTATGTATATGCTTACTCAAAGCTTTTTGCACAGAGAGCTGTCGCAAAGGATGAGAAGATAAATATCGTTGTTCCTACGGGAAACTTTGGAAATATACTTGCAGCGTTTTATGCAAAAAATATGGGACTTCCAGTTGCAAAGCTTATCTGCGCTTCAAACGAGAACAAGGTGCTTTACGATTTCTTCACAACAGGAGAGTATGATAAAAACAGAGAGTTTATCCTCACAAATTCACCATCCATGGATATTCTCATTTCTTCAAACCTTGAGAGACTCATTTACCGTATCGCAGGAAATGATGCAAATAAGAATGCTCAGCTTATGGCTTCGCTTGCTAAGGATGGCAAATACACTGTAACACCTGAGATGAAGGAAAAGCTTTCTGACTTCTATGGAAATTACACAAGTGAGAAGGAAACCGCTGAGGTTATTAAAAAGCTTTACGAGGATACAGGATACATTATTGATACTCATACAGCAGTTGCAGCAGGTGTATATGACAAGTATAAGGAGGCTACAGGTGATACAGCCACAAAGACTGTTATCGCATCTACAGCAAGTCCATTCAAATTCACAAGAAGTGTGATGGATGCAATTGATCCTAAGTACGATTCAATGACAGACTTTGAGCTTGTAGATGAGCTTTCAAAGCTTGGCAACGTTAAGGTACCAAATGCCATCGAGGAAATCAGGGATGCAAAGATTCTTCACAACACAGTCTGTGATGTGGATCAGATGGAAAACACTGTTAAGAAAATGCTCGGTGTGCAGTAA
- a CDS encoding response regulator yields the protein MQLDDLKILICDDSILARKQMKDIINSIGSPTIIEAANGQLAIDMYKEHKPNLTFIDIVMPVKDGNAAISEIMEYDSSATIFVASSVGTQSELKKALAAGACDFIQKPIDKDQVISLIKKHIGGN from the coding sequence ATGCAACTTGACGATTTAAAAATACTTATATGCGATGATTCGATTCTCGCAAGAAAACAGATGAAGGACATAATCAATTCCATTGGTTCACCGACTATCATTGAGGCGGCAAACGGACAGCTCGCCATTGATATGTACAAGGAGCATAAGCCAAATCTCACATTTATAGACATTGTAATGCCAGTAAAGGATGGAAATGCCGCTATCTCAGAAATTATGGAGTATGACAGCAGTGCTACCATCTTCGTTGCATCATCTGTAGGCACACAGTCCGAGCTTAAAAAGGCTCTTGCTGCCGGAGCATGTGACTTCATTCAGAAACCAATCGACAAGGATCAGGTCATAAGTCTGATTAAGAAGCACATAGGAGGAAATTAA
- a CDS encoding SpoIID/LytB domain-containing protein produces MANRRRRRQKPNQMVWIMLAITVVCVVIVFAIVMAQKEKGALVKQARAVTKDMVYENAYIVSNDDGRLIFICDGELYRAKGTMEESFTGVCDIEISGSKVKKIQIKPDDISGVMLSYGNGTMQIAGQGDIPMQSDKLPVYDETGAAPKEIAVSDLIIGSETLSYILDSGRICAIVRRQAPDLTYIRVLIKNDGKDVFPTIAAAAAANLYVDDADCGSNAIDDVGAYMANAQKGKIKVSSADNYVSINGKSYPGSFEFIGTDAGIVAVNTVDVETYVRYVLPSEMPSTFDAEALKAQAVCARTFVYSQMKNTQYALYGANIDNTTAFQVYNASETKQSTDEAVKATAGQVVSCGGSLITCYYFSTSAGKTEDMEVWSSSTPDFIHKVESVDDNSPYYRWTSELDLSAYNDPQYGTATGISVDKTSDAGYVLSLTINYGNKSQTFTAENDIRKALGHYQKKVTLNDGSVRENMSMIPSACFSVSAGANGHYTLSGGGFGHGIGFSQYGADKLAKAGSGYKDIIGYYYKDVTVVDISSVRSEQ; encoded by the coding sequence TTGGCAAATAGAAGACGAAGACGGCAAAAGCCGAATCAGATGGTCTGGATAATGCTTGCGATAACCGTGGTATGCGTGGTTATTGTTTTTGCAATTGTTATGGCGCAAAAGGAAAAGGGGGCACTTGTAAAACAGGCGAGGGCTGTGACGAAGGATATGGTGTATGAGAATGCATATATTGTGTCAAATGACGATGGAAGGCTGATTTTCATATGTGATGGAGAGCTTTACAGGGCTAAGGGAACCATGGAGGAGAGCTTTACAGGGGTCTGTGATATTGAAATCAGTGGCTCTAAGGTCAAAAAGATACAGATAAAGCCGGATGATATATCAGGTGTGATGCTGTCATACGGAAACGGAACCATGCAGATTGCAGGGCAGGGTGACATTCCAATGCAGTCAGACAAGCTGCCGGTGTATGATGAGACAGGAGCAGCGCCTAAGGAAATAGCGGTTTCTGACCTGATAATCGGAAGTGAAACTCTTTCTTACATACTTGATTCCGGCAGGATATGTGCCATCGTCAGAAGACAGGCACCAGACCTTACATACATAAGAGTGCTTATAAAAAACGATGGAAAGGATGTATTTCCAACAATTGCGGCAGCTGCCGCAGCTAACCTTTATGTGGATGATGCTGATTGTGGAAGCAATGCTATTGACGATGTGGGTGCATATATGGCAAATGCACAGAAAGGTAAGATAAAGGTGAGCTCAGCGGACAATTATGTCAGCATAAACGGTAAGAGCTATCCGGGCTCATTTGAGTTTATCGGGACAGATGCAGGAATTGTGGCGGTGAATACAGTCGATGTGGAGACATATGTGCGCTATGTGCTGCCGTCGGAGATGCCGTCTACATTTGATGCAGAGGCGCTTAAGGCTCAGGCTGTTTGCGCAAGAACCTTTGTATATTCACAGATGAAAAATACACAGTATGCGCTATACGGAGCAAATATTGACAATACCACGGCTTTTCAGGTCTATAACGCTTCAGAAACAAAGCAGTCGACCGATGAGGCTGTAAAAGCTACAGCAGGACAGGTTGTCTCATGTGGAGGAAGCTTAATAACATGTTATTATTTTTCTACATCTGCCGGAAAAACAGAGGATATGGAGGTATGGTCTTCGAGTACACCGGATTTCATACACAAGGTGGAGTCGGTGGATGACAATTCGCCATACTACAGATGGACCTCGGAGCTTGATTTATCGGCATACAATGATCCTCAGTATGGCACAGCAACAGGTATTTCTGTCGATAAGACGTCGGATGCCGGTTATGTACTTTCGCTCACAATAAATTATGGAAACAAATCGCAGACCTTTACGGCGGAGAATGATATAAGAAAGGCGTTAGGGCATTATCAGAAAAAAGTTACATTAAACGATGGCTCTGTGAGGGAGAATATGTCGATGATACCAAGCGCCTGCTTTAGTGTGAGTGCCGGTGCAAATGGTCACTATACACTGTCCGGAGGAGGCTTCGGCCATGGAATAGGCTTCAGCCAGTATGGGGCAGACAAGCTGGCAAAGGCAGGAAGCGGCTATAAGGATATAATCGGATATTATTATAAGGATGTGACAGTGGTGGATATAAGCAGTGTACGCAGTGAGCAGTGA